One stretch of Prunus persica cultivar Lovell chromosome G1, Prunus_persica_NCBIv2, whole genome shotgun sequence DNA includes these proteins:
- the LOC18791863 gene encoding probable indole-3-pyruvate monooxygenase YUCCA3 codes for MVPHSFDQDDLFARRCIWVNGPVIVGAGPSGLAVGAGLKEQGVPFIILERANCIASLWQKRTYDRLKLHLPKQFCQLPNFPFPEDFPEYPTKNQFINYLESYAQHFDISPQFNETVQSAKYDETFGLWRVKTIVSTSNSNPAAAEVEYICRWLVVATGENAEKVVPEFEGLEEFGGNVMHVCDYKSGVAYRGKQVLVVGCGNSGMEVSLDLCNHNASPSMVVRSSVHVLPREICGKSTFGLAVLLMKWLPLWLADKILLILAWLIFGNLEKYGLRRPSLGPLELKNISGKTPVLDIGALQKIRSGEIKVVPGIKRFSHGRVELVDGQNLEIDSVILATGYRSNVPSWLKENEFFSREGIPKNSFPNGWKGKGGLYAVGFTRRGLSGASLDAMGVSQDIAKSWKEETKQKRKSVAARHRRCISHF; via the exons ATGGTTCCTCACTCATTTGACCAAGATGACCTTTTTGCTAGGAGATGCATTTGGGTGAATGGACCTGTTATAGTTGGGGCAGGTCCTTCAGGCCTAGCTGTTGGTGCTGGCCTTAAAGAACAGGGTGTCCCTTTCATTATCCTAGAAAGAGCCAATTGCATTGCTTCTCTTTGGCAAAAGCGCACATATGATCGGCTCAAGCTTCACCTCCCCAAGCAATTCTGCCAATTACCCAATTTCCCATTCCCAGAGGACTTCCCAGAATACCCCACTAAAAACCAGTTCATCAACTACCTAGAGTCCTATGCTCAACATTTTGACATCAGCCCCCAGTTCAATGAGACAGTCCAGTCTGCCAAGTATGATGAGACCTTTGGTCTGTGGAGGGTCAAGACCATTGTTTCAACAAGCAATTCAAACCCCGCTGCTGCGGAGGTTGAGTACATTTGCCGGTGGCTCGTGGTGGCCACCGGAGAGAACGCAGAGAAAGTAGTGCCAGAATTCGAAGGCTTGGAAGAGTTTGGTGGCAATGTCATGCATGTTTGTGACTACAAATCTGGCGTGGCTTACCGTGGTAAGCAAGTACTAGTTGTTGGCTGTGGAAATTCAGGCATGGAAGTCTCTCTTGATCTTTGCAATCACAATGCAAGCCCTTCAATGGTGGTTCGGAGTTCG GTTCATGTCTTGCCAAGGGAAATTTGTGGAAAGTCAACATTTGGATTAGCAGTTTTGTTGATGAAATGGCTACCACTTTGGCTTGCTGATAAGATATTGCTGATACTGGCATGGCTAATATTTGGAAATCTTGAAAAATATGGTCTTAGAAGACCATCTTTAGGGCCATTGGAACTCAAGAACATTTCAGGGAAGACCCCTGTGTTGGATATTGGTGCCTTACAGAAAATAAGATCTGGTGAGATCAAGGTGGTCCCTGGAATCAAGAGGTTTTCTCATGGTAGAGTTGAACTTGTTGATGGACAAAATCTTGAGATTGATTCTGTCATTTTGGCAACTGGGTATCGCAGCAATGTTCCTTCATGGCTCAAG GAAAATGAATTCTTTTCAAGAGAAGGAATTCCCAAGAATTCATTCCCAAATGGGTGGAAAGGGAAAGGTGGGCTTTACGCAGTTGGGTTCACAAGGAGAGGACTATCTGGAGCCTCACTAGATGCCATGGGAGTCTCACAGGACATTGCCAAGAGCTGGAAAGAAGAAACCAAGCAGAAGAGGAAATCTGTTGCAGCTAGACATCGCAGATGCATTTCACATTTCTAA
- the LOC109946679 gene encoding 7-hydroxymethyl chlorophyll a reductase, chloroplastic-like codes for MCSLIAKLSSLRLSLSIVSSSSSSSSSSSKDGKPNSKSVKLREDWRQRSRPIPPGGTYPAKDHCSRCGLCDTYYIAHFKEACAFLGDGMSKIEGLEPVVHGRGRKTGSSDEILLPFYDNFVSGYCYSILIMSFLFIPFSKGHQRKCKLPSVEHHLNLDELYVLGTNCVDNGTREGLDKFLKAASSEPETVHLKHLDGHIEEIQQLEGMIDSFGQGKFISEIAVDIPLDIKKEHQELNRTSNLEDKIAVDEHLSCY; via the exons ATGTGTTCTCTAATTGCCAAGCTCTCTTCCCTTCGTCTCTCACTCTCCATTGTttcctcatcttcatcttcctcttcctcttcctctaaaG ATGGAAAACCCAACTCAAAGTCAGTGAAGCTGAGAGAGGACTGGAGGCAACGCTCCAGACCCATTCCTCCTGGTGGCACTTACCCGGCTAAAGATCACTGCAG TCGTTGCGGGTTGTGCGACACATATTACATTGCCCATTTCAAGGAAGCCTGTGCTTTCTTAGGAGATGGAATGTCTAAGATTGAA GGCTTGGAACCTGTAGTTCATGGTAGAGGGAGAAAAACAGGTTCCTCAGATGAAATTCTTCTACCATTTTATgacaattttgtttctggtTATTGTTATTCCATCCTCATTATGTCATTTCTCTTTATCCCGTTCTCAAAAGGACACCAGCGGAA GTGCAAG TTACCATCTGTGGAGCACCATTTAAATTTGGACGAGCTTTATGTGTTAGGCACAAATTGCG TGGACAATGGGACTCGAGAAGGGCTTGATAAGTTTTTAAAGGCAGCAAGTAGTGAACCAGAGACa GTTCACTTGAAGCATTTGGATGGTCATATTGAAGAG ATTCAACAACTAGAAGGTATGATTGACAGTTTTGGTCAAGGAAAGTTCATTTCTGAAATTGCTGTAGACATACCTTTAGATATTAAGAAAGAACATCAGGAACTAAATAGGACTAGCAACCTTGAGGATAAGATTGCAGTGGATGAACATTTATCATGCtattga